One Candidatus Limnocylindrales bacterium genomic window carries:
- a CDS encoding acyl-CoA dehydrogenase family protein — MHFDLSPEHRALRDELRRYFEQLMTPDLVEEVAHSEGGGPLFREALKKMGRDGWLGVGWPKEYGGRGLGHIEQFLFADEAQRAFFPFPFLTLNTVGPTLQQYGSEEQRREFLPRILAGECLFAVGYSEPDAGTDLASLKTRAVRDGDDWVINGQKLWTSLADFADYIWLAARTDPDAPKHAGISMFIVPTDSPGFGITPIRTIGSVRTNATFYDNVRVPASALVGGEGNGWSLIVNQLNHERVSLMSVGIIGRLFEETVAWAREKRLANGSRVLDIPWVRHNLARTEAKLEILRLLNWRQAWNMENGTFNFAEASTVKVFGSEFYIEGYNLMLEVLGAAGTIRRDSPEALLGGRIERMYRSMLILTFGGGTNEIQRDIIAMAGLEMPRSLR; from the coding sequence ATGCATTTCGACCTCAGTCCCGAGCATCGAGCCCTGCGCGACGAGCTGCGCCGCTACTTCGAGCAGCTCATGACTCCCGACCTGGTCGAGGAAGTCGCGCACAGCGAGGGCGGAGGCCCGTTGTTTCGCGAGGCGCTCAAGAAGATGGGCCGCGACGGGTGGCTCGGTGTGGGCTGGCCCAAGGAGTACGGCGGGCGCGGCCTCGGACACATCGAGCAGTTCCTGTTTGCCGACGAGGCGCAGCGCGCGTTCTTCCCTTTCCCCTTCCTGACGCTCAACACCGTCGGCCCCACGCTCCAGCAGTACGGAAGCGAAGAGCAGCGCCGCGAATTCCTGCCGCGCATCCTTGCCGGTGAGTGCCTGTTTGCCGTCGGCTATTCGGAGCCGGATGCCGGAACGGACCTGGCTTCGCTCAAGACGCGCGCGGTGCGCGACGGCGACGACTGGGTCATCAACGGACAGAAGCTGTGGACGAGCCTGGCCGATTTCGCCGACTACATCTGGCTGGCGGCGCGCACCGATCCCGACGCGCCCAAGCACGCCGGCATCTCGATGTTCATCGTGCCCACCGACAGCCCCGGCTTCGGCATCACGCCCATCCGCACCATCGGCAGCGTGCGCACCAACGCCACGTTCTACGACAACGTGCGCGTGCCGGCCTCGGCGCTGGTAGGAGGTGAGGGCAACGGATGGAGCCTGATCGTCAACCAGCTCAACCACGAGCGCGTTTCGCTCATGAGCGTCGGCATCATCGGGCGCCTGTTCGAGGAGACGGTGGCGTGGGCGCGCGAGAAGCGCCTGGCCAACGGCAGCCGCGTCCTCGACATTCCCTGGGTTCGCCACAATCTGGCTCGCACCGAGGCCAAGCTCGAGATCCTGCGCCTCCTCAACTGGCGGCAGGCCTGGAACATGGAGAACGGCACCTTCAACTTCGCCGAGGCCTCCACCGTCAAGGTCTTTGGCAGTGAGTTCTACATCGAAGGCTACAACCTGATGCTCGAGGTTCTCGGCGCCGCCGGCACCATCCGGCGCGACTCGCCCGAAGCGCTGCTCGGCGGCCGCATCGAGCGCATGTACCGCTCGATGCTCATCCTGACCTTCGGCGGCGGCACCAACGAAATCCAGCGCGACATCATCGCCATGGCCGGTCTGGAGATGCCGCGCTCGCTGCGCTGA
- a CDS encoding SUMF1/EgtB/PvdO family nonheme iron enzyme: MRMFRVAACCVLTLTSTAALAAEKGSRWVVHPTQPFEILSTEATVADFQACVKAGKCDAAAVDSQCNVSDPAKAQHPVNCINHGGATALCEHLGGRLCSSTEWLAACRGGEDRAFPYGAAFEPAACQTGSYEHAAAGGRGTVPAGSMKDCQGGIPGLFDMSGNVSEWVSDCNGTYCKFRGAAYAGNEPVEYFAGCGDVCSGNENTLQSGTVGVRCCRDRAGDKAAGQAARKTAEKK; encoded by the coding sequence ATGAGAATGTTCCGCGTCGCTGCGTGCTGCGTCTTGACCCTGACCTCGACGGCTGCCCTCGCTGCCGAAAAGGGCAGCCGGTGGGTGGTCCATCCCACGCAGCCTTTCGAGATCCTTTCCACCGAGGCCACCGTCGCCGACTTCCAGGCCTGCGTGAAGGCGGGCAAATGCGATGCGGCCGCCGTCGACAGCCAGTGCAACGTCTCCGATCCCGCCAAGGCGCAGCACCCCGTCAACTGCATCAATCACGGCGGCGCCACGGCGCTGTGCGAACATCTCGGCGGCCGCCTCTGCAGCAGCACCGAGTGGCTGGCCGCGTGCCGCGGCGGCGAGGACCGCGCGTTTCCCTACGGCGCGGCCTTCGAGCCCGCCGCGTGCCAGACCGGTTCCTATGAACATGCGGCTGCCGGCGGCCGCGGCACCGTGCCCGCGGGCAGCATGAAGGACTGTCAGGGCGGGATTCCGGGGCTGTTCGACATGAGCGGCAACGTCAGCGAGTGGGTTTCGGACTGCAACGGCACCTACTGCAAGTTCCGGGGCGCGGCCTACGCGGGCAACGAGCCCGTCGAGTACTTCGCCGGCTGCGGCGACGTCTGCTCCGGCAACGAGAACACCCTGCAGTCGGGCACCGTCGGCGTGCGCTGCTGCCGTGACAGGGCAGGCGACAAGGCCGCCGGGCAGGCGGCCAGGAAGACGGCCGAGAAGAAGTAG
- a CDS encoding tetratricopeptide repeat protein produces the protein MSSVPPHEREPDLPAASERSTAEQSAAQGEPETAERALERATAELSAGREVAAAAIFSQLAERGNVQAQAMLGYLLERGQGVERDPAAARQWYDRAAGGGDAVARYNLAAMLLEARGGRRDVERAVELCRLSAEQGLVQAQLLLARLLCIGRGLRPDAAAARTWLQRAAEQGSAEAELGLGVLYERGVGVARDAAKAAEHYARACDGGNVQATFNLALALESGSGVERDEGRARELYRRAADAGIPQAQHNLALMLGEGRGGQRDSLRAYVYAALAADAGVAHAAALRERIARSLRLGELARARALLEQTIKRPS, from the coding sequence ATGAGCAGCGTTCCACCGCACGAGCGCGAGCCGGACTTGCCGGCTGCCAGCGAACGATCCACGGCCGAGCAGAGCGCTGCGCAAGGCGAACCAGAAACGGCCGAGCGCGCGCTCGAGCGGGCGACGGCCGAGCTGTCGGCCGGCCGCGAGGTCGCGGCGGCGGCGATCTTCTCCCAACTGGCCGAGCGCGGGAACGTGCAGGCGCAGGCGATGCTCGGGTACCTGCTCGAGCGCGGCCAGGGCGTCGAGCGCGATCCGGCGGCCGCTCGCCAATGGTACGACCGCGCTGCGGGCGGCGGCGATGCGGTCGCGCGCTACAACCTGGCGGCCATGCTGCTGGAAGCGCGCGGCGGACGGCGCGATGTCGAGCGCGCAGTCGAGCTCTGCCGCCTGTCGGCGGAGCAGGGGCTCGTGCAGGCCCAGCTGCTGCTGGCCCGACTCCTCTGCATCGGCCGGGGCCTGCGGCCCGACGCGGCCGCTGCCAGGACCTGGCTGCAGCGCGCGGCCGAGCAGGGCAGTGCCGAGGCCGAGCTCGGTCTGGGCGTGCTCTACGAGCGCGGCGTGGGCGTGGCGCGTGACGCCGCGAAAGCCGCCGAGCACTACGCTCGTGCGTGCGACGGCGGGAATGTTCAGGCGACCTTCAACCTGGCTCTCGCTCTCGAGAGCGGCTCCGGCGTCGAGCGTGACGAGGGTCGCGCGCGTGAGCTGTATCGGCGCGCCGCCGATGCCGGCATCCCCCAGGCGCAGCACAATCTCGCGCTGATGCTGGGCGAGGGGCGCGGCGGCCAGCGTGATTCGCTGCGCGCCTACGTCTATGCGGCGCTGGCGGCCGATGCCGGCGTTGCCCATGCCGCGGCGCTGCGCGAGCGCATCGCGCGCTCGTTGCGGCTCGGCGAGCTGGCCCGGGCACGCGCGCTGCTCGAGCAGACCATCAAACGACCGTCTTGA
- a CDS encoding TetR/AcrR family transcriptional regulator has product MSASPARGDARARRPRRAGASWQKDPQGRRERVLAEAARLFARNGYAAVTTGQIAAAAGVAEGNVFHYFGSKQNLLCEVGARWGRDFAAAMFEGVEPAASRAIIDGMVRRAFAFVEASHGGFGLFLLSSHAALGPAVHAANRRAVTSEVERVLEQWSALGLVHVGDGRIVAELLFGLVEAALRACFVDRIDGEDADGRSDAGTGRRARRVEAYIAEVVTAMVRILELPA; this is encoded by the coding sequence GCGCGCGCGCGACGGCCACGTCGCGCGGGTGCATCGTGGCAGAAGGATCCGCAGGGACGCCGCGAGCGCGTGCTGGCGGAAGCGGCGCGGCTGTTCGCCCGCAACGGCTATGCGGCAGTGACGACCGGTCAGATCGCGGCGGCGGCCGGCGTGGCCGAGGGCAACGTCTTTCACTACTTCGGCTCCAAGCAGAACCTGCTGTGCGAGGTGGGCGCGCGGTGGGGCCGCGACTTTGCCGCCGCGATGTTCGAAGGCGTCGAGCCTGCCGCGAGCCGGGCGATCATCGACGGGATGGTGCGGCGCGCGTTCGCGTTCGTGGAGGCGAGCCACGGCGGCTTCGGCCTGTTCCTGCTCAGCAGCCACGCCGCACTCGGCCCTGCCGTGCACGCAGCCAACCGGCGCGCGGTCACGTCGGAGGTCGAGCGTGTGCTCGAGCAGTGGTCGGCGCTCGGGCTGGTGCACGTCGGAGATGGGCGCATCGTTGCCGAGCTGCTCTTCGGCCTCGTGGAGGCGGCGCTGCGGGCATGCTTCGTCGATCGCATCGACGGCGAGGATGCCGATGGACGTTCGGATGCCGGCACCGGGCGTCGAGCGCGCCGCGTGGAGGCCTACATTGCCGAGGTCGTGACGGCCATGGTTCGGATCCTCGAGCTGCCTGCATGA
- a CDS encoding SRPBCC family protein, which translates to MAQVMEADVRNEDFSENRASHTSHQPSSKDINVGGLDRLLSIVGGGALAIYGLSQVARGRRSGVPFGLLGGALLQRGATGHCMIYQKLRITTADLGPRPYNVAVPDRLGIKVERSIVIERSPEELYRFWRNFENLPRFMDHLESVHVDPDGVSHWTATGPAGTSFHWQAEVYNEKENEMIAWRSLPGSDVDHAGSVHFEPSAQVGATCVRVYLKYDPPAGLVGAAVARLFGEEPGQQIEEDLQTLKRVMESADWATPADTRQPGKERGGWGSVFKLGKH; encoded by the coding sequence ATGGCACAAGTGATGGAAGCGGACGTCCGCAACGAGGATTTTTCCGAGAATCGCGCCAGCCACACCAGTCACCAGCCGTCCAGCAAGGACATCAACGTCGGCGGCCTCGACCGGCTGCTTTCCATCGTGGGCGGAGGCGCGCTGGCCATCTACGGCCTGTCGCAGGTCGCGCGAGGGCGGCGCTCGGGCGTCCCGTTCGGACTGCTCGGTGGAGCGCTCCTCCAGCGCGGCGCCACCGGCCACTGCATGATCTACCAGAAGCTGCGCATCACCACCGCCGACCTCGGCCCGCGGCCCTACAACGTGGCGGTTCCCGATCGCCTCGGCATCAAGGTCGAGCGCAGCATCGTCATCGAACGCTCGCCGGAGGAGCTCTACCGATTCTGGCGCAACTTCGAGAACCTGCCGCGCTTCATGGATCACCTCGAGTCGGTGCACGTCGATCCCGATGGCGTCTCGCACTGGACGGCGACGGGCCCGGCCGGCACCTCCTTCCACTGGCAGGCCGAGGTCTATAACGAGAAGGAGAACGAGATGATCGCGTGGCGATCGCTGCCGGGGTCGGACGTCGATCACGCCGGCAGCGTCCATTTCGAGCCGAGCGCGCAGGTCGGGGCGACCTGCGTCCGCGTCTATCTCAAGTACGATCCGCCTGCCGGCCTGGTCGGAGCCGCCGTGGCCAGGCTCTTCGGCGAAGAGCCCGGACAGCAGATCGAGGAGGACCTTCAGACGCTCAAGCGCGTGATGGAGTCCGCTGACTGGGCCACGCCGGCCGACACGCGCCAGCCGGGAAAGGAACGCGGCGGATGGGGCTCGGTCTTCAAGCTCGGCAAGCACTAG
- a CDS encoding acyl-CoA dehydrogenase family protein, which yields MDFAYSADQEDIRTVAEKIFADLCAPERLPDFEKATEHFDTRLWSELAKAGLLGVALPAELGGMGFGIAELAVLLEQAGRFVAPVPLLPTLMLGAAPVLQLGSDAQRRRLLPRVIRGEAVLTAALIEPDSRDALEPNTRAEVRGEGFVLDGIKTCVPAARVAERILVPARLGNGSVIVVMVAPDALGVTLEAQEVTTGDIHHRVTLQGVVVDADDVLAGPGSGSAALQWMVEHAIAGLCAMELGVAERALRMTAKYTAERKQFGKAIATFQAVAQRAADAYIDVEAIRLATWQAVWRLSAGLPATRELSIAKFWASEGGQRACYAAQHLHGGIGVDKDYPLHRYYLLSKQIELTLGGAQEHLEKLGERLAS from the coding sequence ATGGACTTCGCCTACAGCGCCGACCAGGAAGACATCCGCACCGTTGCCGAAAAGATTTTCGCCGATCTGTGCGCGCCCGAGCGGCTGCCGGATTTCGAGAAGGCGACCGAGCATTTCGACACGCGCCTGTGGAGCGAGCTGGCCAAGGCCGGCCTGCTCGGGGTCGCGCTGCCGGCGGAGCTCGGCGGCATGGGCTTCGGCATCGCCGAGCTTGCCGTGCTGCTCGAGCAGGCCGGCCGCTTCGTCGCGCCCGTGCCGCTGCTACCGACGTTGATGCTCGGCGCCGCGCCCGTCCTGCAGCTCGGCAGCGACGCGCAGCGCAGGCGGCTGCTGCCGCGGGTGATCCGCGGCGAGGCCGTGCTGACGGCGGCGCTCATCGAGCCCGACTCGCGCGATGCGCTGGAGCCGAACACCCGCGCCGAGGTGCGGGGCGAGGGCTTCGTGCTCGACGGCATCAAGACGTGCGTGCCGGCGGCGCGCGTGGCGGAGCGCATTCTGGTGCCGGCGAGGCTCGGCAACGGCTCGGTGATCGTCGTCATGGTCGCGCCGGACGCGCTCGGCGTGACGCTGGAGGCGCAGGAGGTCACCACGGGAGATATCCATCACCGGGTGACGCTGCAGGGCGTCGTCGTCGACGCCGACGACGTTCTTGCGGGCCCGGGCAGTGGAAGCGCCGCGCTGCAGTGGATGGTGGAACACGCCATCGCCGGGCTTTGCGCAATGGAGCTCGGCGTGGCGGAGCGGGCGCTGCGGATGACGGCGAAGTATACGGCCGAGCGCAAGCAGTTCGGCAAGGCCATCGCCACCTTCCAGGCCGTCGCGCAGCGCGCGGCCGACGCCTACATCGACGTCGAGGCCATCCGCCTGGCGACGTGGCAGGCCGTATGGCGGCTGTCGGCGGGTTTGCCCGCGACGCGCGAGCTGTCGATCGCGAAGTTCTGGGCCAGCGAAGGTGGCCAGCGCGCCTGCTACGCCGCGCAGCACCTGCACGGCGGCATCGGCGTCGACAAGGACTATCCGCTGCATCGGTACTATCTGCTGTCGAAGCAGATCGAGCTGACGCTCGGCGGGGCGCAGGAGCATCTCGAGAAGCTGGGGGAACGACTCGCTTCCTAG